A stretch of Lactuca sativa cultivar Salinas chromosome 6, Lsat_Salinas_v11, whole genome shotgun sequence DNA encodes these proteins:
- the LOC111913886 gene encoding auxin-responsive protein SAUR36, with product MKQIQGFRIRLKLVKAFKWVTHERKTHSRYSKLKPTNCRDKAIARLCKLGRSLKRSLKELCCSKPGSDYARIGVGISGEKKPVPRGHLAVYFGEEEDDAHRVLVPVIYFNHPFFGELLRETEKVYGFDHRGGIHVPCRISEFENVQMRICSAGGCGGRRGRSWRSWL from the coding sequence ATGAAACAGATTCAAGGGTTCAGAATTCGACTGAAGCTCGTTAAAGCCTTCAAATGGGTAACTCATGAAAGAAAGACGCATTCCAGATACAGTAAACTAAAACCAACAAACTGTAGAGATAAAGCAATAGCAAGGCTCTGCAAATTAGGCCGGAGTTTGAAGAGGAGTCTTAAGGAGCTTTGCTGTTCGAAACCCGGTTCAGATTATGCTCGGATCGGAGTGGGAATCTCCGGTGAGAAAAAACCGGTGCCGAGAGGGCATTTGGCGGTGTACTTTGGTGAAGAAGAAGACGATGCACATAGGGTTTTGGTGCCGGTGATATATTTTAATCACCCGTTTTTTGGCGAACTGTTGAGAGAAACTGAGAAGGTTTACGGGTTTGATCATCGTGGTGGCATTCATGTACCCTGCCGGATATCGGAGTTCGAGAATGTACAAATGAGGATTTGTTCCGCCGGTGGTTGTGGTGGAAGACGCGGCCGTTCATGGCGGAGCTGGTTGTAA